The following are encoded together in the Actinoplanes sp. N902-109 genome:
- a CDS encoding carbohydrate-binding module family 20 domain-containing protein produces the protein MRTPKVAVTAATVVVAAAAAVVVAFGGTGIAHASPRIIPAAAGGAGTPTTASAASPGTKDTIVHLFEWPWASVANECTTVLGPKGFGGVQVSPPQEHVVLPGQGYPWWQDYQPVSYQLTSRRGNRAAFAAMVSTCHAAGVKIYVDAVVNHMAGGASSGTGSGGSAYSHYAYPAVPYGNDDFHHCGRNGNDDIVNYSDKWEVQNCELVDLSDLKTESSYVRGKLTSYLNDLVSLGVDGFRVDAAKHMPAADMAAFIDPVAGDPYVFSEVIEGGSGEPTPEEYTGIGDVTEFRYGDVVGGAFQSGSLSGLNGLAGQMRLASGDAVAFIDNHDTQRNGRAKLTYQNGAPYALAEAFMIAYPYGVPQIMSSFTFSNNDAGPPAASNGTTTAVSCGNGWQCEHRARTTANMVGLRNAAAGAGVTNWWSNGSNQIAFGRGSNAYVAFNRSGSALTRTFQTSLPAGTYCDVMAGDFTNGTCSGPSYAVSSSGQVTATVAANSAFALHINARGGSTNPTGCTSAAVDVEATVSTTFGQNVFVTGNTAALGNWDPNSAVALSSASYPVWKATVTLPGNTSVQYKYIKKEGSTVIWESDPNRTRTTPGTGPCTATWSDSWR, from the coding sequence TACCCCCAAGGTTGCCGTCACAGCGGCAACCGTCGTCGTTGCAGCGGCAGCAGCCGTCGTCGTCGCGTTCGGCGGCACCGGCATCGCCCACGCCAGTCCCCGCATCATCCCCGCAGCCGCCGGGGGAGCCGGCACCCCCACCACCGCCTCCGCCGCCTCCCCCGGTACCAAAGACACGATCGTGCACCTCTTCGAATGGCCCTGGGCCTCGGTCGCCAACGAGTGCACCACCGTGCTCGGCCCCAAGGGCTTCGGCGGTGTCCAGGTCTCCCCGCCGCAGGAGCATGTCGTCCTGCCCGGCCAGGGCTATCCGTGGTGGCAGGACTATCAGCCGGTGAGCTATCAGCTGACCAGCCGGCGGGGCAACCGGGCCGCGTTCGCCGCCATGGTGTCCACCTGCCACGCGGCGGGTGTGAAGATCTATGTGGACGCCGTGGTCAACCACATGGCCGGCGGGGCGTCGAGCGGCACCGGCAGCGGCGGCTCCGCCTACAGCCACTATGCGTACCCGGCCGTGCCCTACGGCAACGACGACTTCCACCACTGCGGGCGCAACGGCAACGACGACATCGTCAACTACAGCGACAAGTGGGAGGTGCAGAACTGCGAGCTGGTCGACCTGTCGGACCTCAAGACCGAGTCCTCGTACGTACGCGGAAAGCTCACGTCGTACCTCAACGATCTGGTGTCCCTGGGGGTCGACGGTTTCCGGGTCGACGCGGCGAAGCACATGCCGGCCGCCGACATGGCCGCCTTCATCGACCCGGTGGCCGGTGACCCGTACGTCTTCTCCGAGGTCATCGAGGGTGGGTCGGGCGAGCCGACGCCGGAGGAGTACACCGGCATCGGCGATGTGACCGAGTTCCGGTACGGCGACGTGGTGGGCGGGGCGTTCCAGAGCGGCAGCCTGTCCGGGCTCAACGGCCTGGCGGGCCAGATGCGGCTGGCGAGCGGGGACGCGGTGGCGTTCATCGACAACCACGACACGCAGCGCAACGGCCGCGCCAAGCTGACGTATCAGAACGGTGCGCCGTACGCGCTGGCCGAGGCTTTCATGATCGCGTACCCGTACGGCGTACCGCAGATCATGTCGAGCTTCACGTTCAGCAACAACGACGCCGGGCCGCCCGCGGCGAGCAACGGCACGACGACGGCGGTGAGTTGCGGCAACGGCTGGCAGTGCGAGCACCGCGCCCGTACCACGGCCAACATGGTGGGTCTGCGCAACGCCGCGGCCGGCGCCGGGGTGACCAACTGGTGGTCCAACGGCTCCAACCAGATCGCGTTCGGCCGCGGCAGCAACGCCTACGTCGCGTTCAACCGGTCCGGCTCGGCGCTGACCCGGACGTTCCAGACGTCGCTGCCCGCGGGCACGTACTGCGACGTGATGGCCGGCGACTTCACCAACGGCACGTGCTCCGGCCCGTCCTATGCCGTCTCCAGCTCCGGTCAGGTGACTGCCACGGTCGCTGCCAACTCGGCCTTCGCCCTGCACATCAACGCCCGCGGCGGTTCCACCAACCCCACCGGTTGTACGTCCGCAGCGGTCGACGTGGAAGCCACTGTCAGCACCACGTTCGGGCAGAACGTCTTCGTCACCGGCAACACGGCCGCGCTGGGCAACTGGGACCCGAACAGCGCGGTGGCCCTGTCCTCGGCGTCGTACCCGGTGTGGAAGGCGACGGTGACGCTCCCCGGCAACACGTCGGTGCAGTACAAGTACATCAAGAAGGAGGGCTCGACGGTCATCTGGGAGAGCGACCCCAACCGCACCCGGACCACCCCGGGCACCGGCCCGTGCACCGCCACATGGTCGGACAGTTGGCGTTGA
- a CDS encoding aldehyde dehydrogenase yields the protein MDRSLIIGGKDVPAADGRTTDDLNPHTGQVLARVAAAGPEDVKRAVDAAAGAFRDWSEAPPTHRRKILAKAGDLLEERAPDAARLMAGETGGTLGWSMFNAGLAASMLREAAALTTLPIGEVLAGGNPDALSLSIRQPAGVVAAFAPWNAPVILGTRAIAAPLAAGNTVVVKASEDAPLTCALFLADVLRDAGLPPGVLNVLTNDPADAATVAETLIADPRVRRVNFTGSTRVGRIIGELAARHLTPAVLELGGKNSVLVLDDADLDYAVDAVAFSAYLNSGQICMSADRVVVDRTVADEFAARLAEKAEGLPAGDPTDPRTVIGPLINPAAARRVAGLVDEAAAAGARVLSGGGTPADAHYPATVLTGVSTDMRIHTDEIFGPVCTVIPVSGEEEAVAVANDSPYGLTAGVLTRDLTRGLAVARRLRTGIAHVNDQSVDDDPTAPFGGVGDSGYGRFGGRSGVEAFTDQRWITLQHRPKQFPF from the coding sequence GTGGATCGGTCTCTGATCATCGGCGGCAAGGACGTCCCGGCGGCCGACGGGCGCACGACTGACGACCTGAACCCGCACACCGGCCAGGTCCTCGCCCGGGTCGCCGCCGCCGGTCCCGAGGACGTCAAGCGTGCCGTCGACGCCGCCGCCGGCGCCTTCCGTGACTGGTCCGAGGCCCCGCCCACGCACCGCCGCAAGATCCTGGCCAAGGCCGGTGACCTGCTGGAGGAACGCGCCCCCGACGCCGCCCGGCTGATGGCCGGCGAGACCGGCGGCACGCTGGGCTGGTCGATGTTCAACGCCGGGCTGGCCGCCTCGATGCTGCGTGAGGCCGCCGCGCTCACCACCCTGCCGATCGGCGAGGTGCTGGCCGGCGGCAACCCCGACGCGCTGTCGCTGTCGATCCGGCAACCGGCCGGGGTGGTCGCCGCGTTCGCCCCGTGGAACGCCCCGGTCATCCTGGGCACCCGGGCCATCGCGGCACCGCTGGCCGCGGGCAACACCGTGGTCGTCAAGGCCAGTGAGGACGCGCCGCTGACCTGCGCGCTGTTCCTGGCCGACGTGCTGCGCGACGCGGGCCTGCCGCCGGGCGTGCTCAACGTGCTCACCAACGACCCGGCCGACGCCGCCACCGTCGCCGAGACCCTGATCGCCGATCCCCGGGTACGCCGGGTCAACTTCACCGGCAGCACCAGGGTCGGCCGGATCATCGGCGAGCTCGCGGCCCGCCACCTGACCCCGGCGGTGCTCGAACTCGGTGGCAAGAATTCCGTGCTGGTGCTCGACGACGCCGACCTCGACTACGCGGTCGACGCCGTGGCCTTCAGCGCCTACCTGAACTCCGGGCAGATCTGCATGTCCGCCGACCGCGTGGTGGTCGACCGCACGGTGGCCGACGAGTTCGCCGCCCGGCTCGCCGAGAAGGCCGAGGGGCTGCCGGCCGGTGACCCCACCGACCCGCGCACGGTGATCGGGCCGCTGATCAACCCCGCGGCGGCGCGGCGGGTGGCCGGCCTGGTCGACGAGGCGGCGGCTGCGGGGGCCCGGGTGCTCTCCGGCGGCGGTACGCCCGCGGACGCCCACTACCCGGCCACCGTCCTCACCGGCGTCAGCACGGACATGCGCATCCACACCGATGAGATCTTCGGTCCGGTCTGCACCGTCATCCCGGTGTCCGGTGAGGAGGAGGCGGTGGCGGTGGCCAACGACTCCCCGTACGGACTGACCGCGGGTGTCCTGACCCGGGACCTGACCCGCGGCCTCGCGGTGGCCCGCCGGCTGCGCACCGGCATCGCGCACGTCAACGACCAGTCCGTGGACGACGACCCGACCGCGCCGTTCGGTGGTGTCGGGGACAGCGGCTACGGCCGCTTCGGGGGCCGCTCGGGTGTGGAAGCCTTCACCGATCAGCGCTGGATCACCCTGCAGCACCGGCCCAAGCAGTTCCCGTTCTGA